A stretch of Pseudoliparis swirei isolate HS2019 ecotype Mariana Trench chromosome 14, NWPU_hadal_v1, whole genome shotgun sequence DNA encodes these proteins:
- the LOC130204285 gene encoding high affinity cGMP-specific 3',5'-cyclic phosphodiesterase 9A-like isoform X3 — translation MSWRPWSTGELQQLEGRVLGEAGQPRGAVCDLTSQVESFKKKLESVKHLSWMGLFKEDGDHQLEASRKTSSSPMSAQQEHQQVRRKFLNMSSLQVTEEVREHLKTPTFDNWQWEEAEMLVLLQVIFTDLDFLTAFHIRLDVLQNFLFQVFCHYNNIPFHNFRHCFCVTQMMYGLIWLTDLKSKVSRMDLLVMLTSALCHDLDHPGYNNVFQINAQTDLALRYNDISPLENHHCAVAFGIMAQPECNILKNLSSDQYKHIRGGMIRCILATDMARHNEILHKFKSIQPVFNFTNREHKEVLMKIMMKVSDISNEARPMAVAEPWLDCLLQEFFNQSDTEKLKGLPVASFMDRDKVSKPSSQTGFIRFVLLPLFTEITKLFPCLEEHILEPVRRALDFYSDLERASKQEEEEGRSSSAGAAGAALL, via the exons TGACCTGACCAGCCAGGTGGAGTCCTTCAAGAAGAAGCTGGAG agcgTGAAGCACCTGAGCTGGATGGGGCTCTTCAAGGAGGATGGGGACCACCAGCTGGAGGCCTCCAGGAAGACCAGCAGCTCCCCGATGAGCGCGCAGCAGGAGCACCAGCAGGTCCGCAGGAAGTTCCTCAACATGAg CTCGCTGCAGGTGacagaggaagtgagggagcatCTGAAGACGCCCACTTTCGACAACTG gcagtgggaggaggcggagatgcTGGTGCTCCTCCAGGTGATCTTCACcgacctggacttcctgacgGCGTTCCACATCCGGCTGGACGTGCTGCAGAACTTCCTGTTCCAGGTGTTCTGCCACTACAACAACATCCCCTTCCACAACTTCAGGCACTGCTTCTGCGTCACGCAGATG ATGTACGGGCTCATCTGGCTGACGGACCTGAAGAGTAAAGTCTCCAGGATGGACCTGTTGGTGATGTTGACCTCGGCTCTGTGCCACGACCTCGACCACCCGGGCTACAACAACGTCTTCCAG ATCAACGCTCAGACCGACTTGGCTCTTCGCTACAACGACATTTCCCCGCTGGAGAACCACCACTGTGCCGTGGCCTTCGGCATCATGGCCCAG CCGGAGTGCAACATCCTGAAGAACCTGAGCAGCGACCAGTACAAGCACATCCGGGGAGGGATGATCCG GTGCATCCTGGCCACCGACATGGCGAGACACAACGAGATCCTCCACAAGTTCAAGAGCATCCAGCCGGTCTTCAACTTCACCAACAGGGAGCACAAGGAAGTG ctgaTGAAGATCATGATGAAGGTCAGCGACATCTCCAACGAGGCGCGGCCGATGGCCGTGGCCGAGCCGTGGCTGGACTGCCTGCTGCAGGAGTTCTTCAACCAG AGCGACACGGAGAAGCTCAAGGGGCTCCCCGTGGCGTCCTTCATGGACCGAGACAAAGTGTCCAAACCGTCGTCTCAGACCGGATTCATCCGGTTCGTCCTCCTGCCGCTGTTCACAGAGATCACCAAGCTGTTCCCCTGCCTGGAG GAACACATCCTGGAGCCGGTGAGACGAGCTCTGGACTTCTACTCCGACCTGGAGAGAGCCagcaagcaggaggaggaggaggggaggagctcatcagcaggagcagcaggagcagcactcCTCTAG